In Gilliamella sp. B3022, the sequence GATTGGCAGCTACCACTTGTTGAGTCGTTTGATTGCTGGTTACTTTTTGTGTGACAACAGTTGTTCCCCCACTTACATCCAATACCTGTCCAACTACAACGGAATAAGGTTTCTTAATATTATTTTTAGCCGCTAAAGAACGATAATCATTCCCCGTTACCCATGCAATATAATATAATGTGTCACCTCGACTTACAGTATAAGTATCACCTTGATAACCACCTTTAGGAATTTCATCATAATTACGGTTATATGAAACACGTTCGTTAGTTACAACAACACCATTATTACTGTTTGTATTATTAACATGATTATTCGCATCATTACTATTGGAGCTTGACGTCATTACTGAGTCAGGTGCCGGTTTTGAATGAGCATTTGATGATACTGAAGGTGCAGAAATCCCGCTTCCAGTAGAAATATTAACAGGAGGTTTAGAATAACCTGTTTCTGATGAATTACTAGGAAAATCCGAAATATCTTCAATTTGAGCAGGATTGGATTGTGTACAGGCAGTAATGACCAAGCTTAAACAAGTTAGCGTAAGAATCTTTTTCAAAGCAGTACCTTTCATTCGTTAATATTGTTTTAAGAGCATAATCTATCATTTTTAATATATAAAGCTATTATATCGGGTCCTTGTTATGCTAGCTATAATAAAATAGTTAAAGATACAATTTAAATCAACTACGATCCATCGAATTTCTACTAAATTCGCACAAATATACCCTCTGTTCTCGATTATCAATGGGTTGTTCGACAAATAGTCAACATTTAATCAGCAACATCTTTATTTATTATCACTATTATAACAAATAGCAGAAAATAGAATTTATTTTTGAAAGTGGTGAGTATATACAATAAAATACTTGTTCGTACAGTAGATTTATTCTATTTTCTATGAAATTTTAATGTGACTCAAATTAATGACTTTATATATTGTTGCTACACCCATTGGAAATTTAGATGATATTACCCTTAGAGCAATTGATACACTGAAAGGTGTTGATCTGATCGCTGCTGAAGATACCCGCCATAGCGGTTTATTATTACAACATTTAGGTATTAAGGCGAAACTTTTCTCCCTGCATGATCATAATGAACAAGAAAAAGTACATATTCTGATTGAAAAACTTCAATCAGGTCTTTCAATTGCATTGATTTCAGATGCTGGAACGCCATTAATCAATGATCCTGGCTATCATTTAGTGAAAACTTGCCGTGAAAATGATATAAAAGTAGTTCCGATTCCTGGAGCTTGTGCTGCGATTGCAGCACTGTCGGTAGCTGGATTACCGTCCGATAAGTTTATTTATGAAGGATTCTTACCTGCTAAAAGTAAAGCACGACAAGATAGCTTAGCTTCATTAATTACTGAACCTCGCACTCTGATTTTTTATGAATCGACCCACCGCTTATTAGACACACTGAAAGATATGCAAACTATTTTTGGTGCCGATAAGCAAATTGTTTTAGCTAAGGAACTTACCAAAACATGGGAAACCATTGTTAGCTTTCCTGTCAATGAACTCATTAACTGGTTAAATCAAGATCCTTCTCGTCAAAAAGGTGAATTTGTCTTAATTGTCGCTGGCTATACAGAAGTTAATAATGATATTGATCCGAAAGCCATCAATACCCTCAAATTATTACAAAAAGAGCTACCATTAAAAAAAGCAGCGGCTATTACTGCTGAAATTTATGGTCTAAAAAAGAATCAACTCTATCAAATTGGTTTGAATTTTGAAGATTAATTTAACAAGTTAAATAATGCTCTTCAGGTATAACAAATTTAAGCAGAGTAACGAGTTAAAAAATACATCACTATCTAATGCATATCTATAACCAATATGTCAATAAGAACATTGGCATAAATAGCATGATTTAGTATATAATTACCCCTTATATTCAAGACATTTTTAATTAAAGGTAACAACTAGTATGGGATTTAAATGTGGTATCGTCGGACTACCAAATGTCGGCAAGTCAACTCTTTTTAACGCACTAACCAAAGCAGGCATTGAAGCAGCTAACTTTCCATTTTGTACTATCGAACCCAATACGGGTGTAGTACCAATGCCCGATCCACGTTTAGATGAGCTGGCTAAAATTGTTAAACCTCAACGCACCTTACCGACAACTATGGAATTTGTTGATATTGCAGGATTAGTAAAGGGAGCTTCAAAAGGCGAAGGTTTAGGTAATCAATTTTTAGCTAATATTCGTGAAACTGAAGCCATTGGTCATGTTGTTCGTTGTTTTGAAAATGAAAATATTATTCATGTTGCGGGTAAAATTGATCCGGCTGAAGATATTGAAATCATAAATACAGAACTTGCATTAGCCGATTTAGAAGCCTGCGAACGAGCAATGACACGTTTACAAAAACGTGCTAAAGGTGGAGATAAAGATGCTAAGTTTGAACTCGAAATTCTTGAAAAATGCTTACCCCATTTAGAGCATGGAAAAAAACTGTTGCTTTTGGATTTGAGTAAAGAAGAGCTTGATGCAGTTAAATACTTGAGCTTTTTAACTTTAAAACCGACCATGTACATTGCTAATGTTAATGAAGATGGATTTGAAAATAATCCTTATTTAGAGAAAGTAAAAGCAATAGCAGCTCAAGAAAAGTCTGTTGTTGTTCCTGTATGTGCAGCAATTGAAGCGGAACTTGCCGAGCTTGATGATGCTGATCGTGATGAATTCATGAATGATTTGGGTTTAACTGAACCTGGCTTAAATCGCGTTATCCGAGCTGGTTATAGCTTACTGAATTTGCAGACTTATTTTACCGCGGGTGTGAAAGAAGTTCGTGCATGGACAATCTCCGTAGGTGATACAGCCCCACAAGCAGCGGGTAAAATTCATACCGACTTTGAAAAAGGCTTTATTCGGGCACAAACCATTGCTTTTGATGATTTTATCAAATATGGTGGTGAACAAGGTGCTAAAGAAGCAGGAAAAATGCGTTCTGAAGGTAAAGACTATATCGTACAAGATGGCGATATTATGAACTTTTTATTTAATGTATAGTCATCTATCTTACGTCGCCTTTTGGCGACGTTGTGACATTGAGTTATCATTAAGATTGAATATAATAAAGTTTTTTACTTAAACGTATACCTAACCTGAAACTTCTTGTCAAAATAACGGATTATTTACATAAGGAAAGCACACATCAATGTTACTCAACTACAAACAAGCTAAACTAAATATGTTACAAACCGCTACTGAAGCGCAACCACTGACTTTTCAGAATGTTTCCTTGTTTGACGCTTTAGACAGAATAACAGCCACACCCATAATTTCGCCAATTAATGTACCAGAATTTGATAATTCAGCAATGGATGGGTACGCAGTCAGACTATCGGATCTACAGCAATCAAAAATTTTACCAGTAGCTAGTGCTATTTTTGCGGGTGATGATATTGGTCATTTACAATGGCCCGAAGGTACTTGTTTACGTATCATGACTGGTGCCCCTGTACCTATTGAAGCGGATGCAGTTGTAATGCAAGAACATACAAAACAATCTGATTTAGGAATCTGTTTTTTAAAAGAAATCAAATCTGGTGACAATATTCGTCGATGTGGTGAAGATGTAAAAAAAGATTCAATAACGGTTACTCAAGGTACCAAATTAACACTACCTACACTTTCAACACTGGCAACGCTGGGTATTAGCGAAGTGACCATTTTTAACAAATTGAAAGTGGCTATCTTTTCTACAGGTAATGAACTCACGCCAATTGGCATGCCTCTATCAGGCAAAGGTAAAATTTATGATAGCAATCGTTTCACATTAAAATTATTATTAACAAAACTTAACTGTGAGATTATTGATCTTGGTATTATTCCTGATGATCCGATCCGAATTAAACAAGCTTTAGTGACGGCATCAAATCAAGCAAATCTTGTAATAACTAGTGGTGGCGTTTCGGTAGGCGATGCTGATTTTACCAAAACAGCATTAGAAGATTTAGGGCATATCAATTTTTGGAAGATTGCTATGAAACCAGGTAAACCTTTTGCTTTTGGACAAATTGGCAATGCGTTGTTTTGTGGTTTACCTGGCAATCCAGTATCAACCTTGGTGACTTTTTATCAACTCGTTCAACCGTTAATTTTAGCGCTTTCTGGGCTTACAACATCTAATACTGATTTTAGCTTCAAAGTAAAAGCCGCAAACAATCTTAAAAAAAGTATTGGTCGGTTAGATTTTCAACGTGGTAAATTACAAATTGATGATCAAGGAGAATTAGAAGTTATTAGTACTGGTCAACAAGGATCACATATTACAAAGTCGTTCAATCAGGCTAACTGTTTTATTATTCTTGAACAAGAACGCGGTGATGTAAATAAAGGTGAGTTGGTGACGATTGAACTATTTAATACATTGCTTAAGTAATTTCGTAAATTTAATATAGAAGTTTAATTTGTAACACATAAATCACACACTATTTCAATAGGGTGTGATTTATGTTAAAAAGTAATCAGAAAAGAGCAACTAAAATAGCACCAACTGCAATCATTACTACCCCCACGCCAGATAAGAAACTGATCTTTTCACCAAATAAAATTGCAGCAAAAACTACTGCAAAAACCACACTTAATTTATCGATTGGTGCAACTTGCGATACTTTACCTTCTTTAATTGCCATAAAATAAAATAACCAAGATAACGCACCAGCAATACCACTAAGTGCAATAATGAATAATGCTTTTTTATCATTGAAAAAGGTATTAATTAGATTGAGTTTTCCTTGTACCACAACCACACCAACCAAAAAAATCGCCATAACAACAGCGCGAATTGCTGTGGCTGTATTGGCATCGAGTTGCTGTAAACCAATTTTACCTAAGATCGCCACACCAGCTGCGGTAATGGCTGAAAGTAAAGCATAAATAAGCCATGCACTCATATTAATACTTATCGACTTGGAAAAGGAACTGCTGATTATTTGAATTATTTTCACATTGTTGTGATTTACGCATCATACCTTGGCAATCTTCTAAAACGCCATGTGCCTTTGACCAATGATACTTTCTCCCTTGATCATTCTTACCTCCACATCCTACTAAAATTAAACTTAAGATGATACAAGTCAATCCAAACGTTGCTAATTTCATACCTCCTCCCTATTTTCTTGCAAAGAATAACAAACTAAATATGGTTTAAAATCCAAACCTTTTTAAGTTATTTTAATCCAGAATCATAATGATTAATAGCTAAACTGCCACCTATTTTTAAAAGATGAAAGTATCGATCAGCCCGATGTTCATACAATTGTTGCGCAGGCTCATCTAATGATTCATCAGATAATTCAAATGTTCCCCAGTGAATGGCAACCGCTTCATGACAATTGAGTTCATCATACAACTGCACAGCTTGTATAGGATCGATATGTTGTGATTGCAACAATCTACGCGGCGAATAAGCACCAATTGGAATTAAGGCCAGATCAATACAAGTAAAACGTTGACCTATCTCTTTTAAACTTGGTGAATAGCCAGTATCTCCCATAAAATAAACCGTTTTAGTTTTATTAACAATATTGACATTTGACTGCATTACCCAACCACACCATAATGATGTGTTAATATCAAAAAGACCTCGGTTACTCCAATGTCTAGCGGGAGTTGCAGTAAATGTGAGATTATCAAATGTCATTGATTCATACCAATTAAGTTCAATAACCTGCTTAGCACCCCATTTATTAAGTTTTTCTTTCAATCCCAAAGGAATAACCAAGATGAGATTAGGAAATCGCTTAACCAATTGATGAATACTATAATTATCCAAATGGTCATAGTGATTATGCGATATCAAAACAAAATCAATATTAGGTAGTTGATCAATCGTGAGGGCTGGAGGAGTATGTCTTTTGGGTCCTGAAATTCGTAATGGTGAGGCTCTCTTAGAAAAAATAGGATCGGTTAAAATCATCTTATTATTCAAACGAATTAAATTCGTTGAATGACCTATCCACCATACCCTATCATTGGGTAGAGTAAGATCAATAGCCTCACACCAAGTCTGACTGAAAGCTTGATACCCTCCTTTTGGCTCTGGCACTTTTCGTCTATGATACCACAACCATGTTTTAATAAAATTGATGTTAAATGGTTCAATATTATCAAATTTTTTAATTAAACGGTGTGCTTTATTATTATCAGCACCTTGCTTGTTTACCATTTATTAAAACCTCGATTAACTAGCGGATCGTTCAATTACTACCGCAACATTGCACGCATTAGCAATCGCATTAGGTTTTGAAACTTTCACTTTTAACCATTGTACAGCAAACTTTTGTATAACTAATTCTGCTGTACGTTCTGCAACGCATTCTATAAGCTCAAATTGAGTCGATTGAATAAAACTGGTTATCGCTTGACTTACCAAAAAATAATCCAAACACAGTGAAACATCATCACTTTCACCCGCAGGTTTATTGTCCCATGACATTTCAATATCAAGTATTAACTTTTGTTTTATGGTCTTTTCCCATTCATAAACACCAATGGTTGTCAGGACGGTAAGACCTTCAACGATTACTTTGTCTTTGCTATTAATTTTCATAGTTAATTCCAATTGCTGATCTGCATTAAATAGAGATTACCGAATCTTGATAAATTACGCTATAATTTATTGCAACATATAAGAAGAAATTAGTAATTATGACTCGAATATTTCAACCTTTTCACATAAATCAAAACAGCCTTATTACTTTAAATGATGATGCGTTTAATCATCTTATACGGGTACTAAGAATGAAAATAGGTGAAGAAATCATCTTATTTGATGGTTCGAATCACATCACCCCTGCTATTATTCATGAAATAAATAAAAAATCAGTTACAGTAAAAACGACAAAAACAGTTTTAGATAATCGTGAATCTCTTTTGAACATTCATTTAGGACAAGTGATTTCGCGTGGCGAAAAAATGGAATTTACCATTCAAAAATCCGTGGAATTAGGCGTTAACACTATTA encodes:
- the nlpD gene encoding murein hydrolase activator NlpD; this encodes MKGTALKKILTLTCLSLVITACTQSNPAQIEDISDFPSNSSETGYSKPPVNISTGSGISAPSVSSNAHSKPAPDSVMTSSSNSNDANNHVNNTNSNNGVVVTNERVSYNRNYDEIPKGGYQGDTYTVSRGDTLYYIAWVTGNDYRSLAAKNNIKKPYSVVVGQVLDVSGGTTVVTQKVTSNQTTQQVVAANPQSTSTVIKTTPILTTTTTTTTTTSGKNQTTPNVVQTVETVTEPVNSSTNNITTNSSDTGKSVSKVANISWQWPAKGKIIEKFSNSSKGIDIAGGLGNKVMAAADGRVVYSGNALPGYGNLIIIKHNDDYLTAYAHNQSILVKEQQAVRAGEQIATMGATGTSSVRLHFEIRYKAKSVDPLKYLSKN
- the rsmI gene encoding 16S rRNA (cytidine(1402)-2'-O)-methyltransferase, which gives rise to MTLYIVATPIGNLDDITLRAIDTLKGVDLIAAEDTRHSGLLLQHLGIKAKLFSLHDHNEQEKVHILIEKLQSGLSIALISDAGTPLINDPGYHLVKTCRENDIKVVPIPGACAAIAALSVAGLPSDKFIYEGFLPAKSKARQDSLASLITEPRTLIFYESTHRLLDTLKDMQTIFGADKQIVLAKELTKTWETIVSFPVNELINWLNQDPSRQKGEFVLIVAGYTEVNNDIDPKAINTLKLLQKELPLKKAAAITAEIYGLKKNQLYQIGLNFED
- the ychF gene encoding redox-regulated ATPase YchF → MGFKCGIVGLPNVGKSTLFNALTKAGIEAANFPFCTIEPNTGVVPMPDPRLDELAKIVKPQRTLPTTMEFVDIAGLVKGASKGEGLGNQFLANIRETEAIGHVVRCFENENIIHVAGKIDPAEDIEIINTELALADLEACERAMTRLQKRAKGGDKDAKFELEILEKCLPHLEHGKKLLLLDLSKEELDAVKYLSFLTLKPTMYIANVNEDGFENNPYLEKVKAIAAQEKSVVVPVCAAIEAELAELDDADRDEFMNDLGLTEPGLNRVIRAGYSLLNLQTYFTAGVKEVRAWTISVGDTAPQAAGKIHTDFEKGFIRAQTIAFDDFIKYGGEQGAKEAGKMRSEGKDYIVQDGDIMNFLFNV
- the moeA gene encoding molybdopterin molybdotransferase MoeA — its product is MLLNYKQAKLNMLQTATEAQPLTFQNVSLFDALDRITATPIISPINVPEFDNSAMDGYAVRLSDLQQSKILPVASAIFAGDDIGHLQWPEGTCLRIMTGAPVPIEADAVVMQEHTKQSDLGICFLKEIKSGDNIRRCGEDVKKDSITVTQGTKLTLPTLSTLATLGISEVTIFNKLKVAIFSTGNELTPIGMPLSGKGKIYDSNRFTLKLLLTKLNCEIIDLGIIPDDPIRIKQALVTASNQANLVITSGGVSVGDADFTKTALEDLGHINFWKIAMKPGKPFAFGQIGNALFCGLPGNPVSTLVTFYQLVQPLILALSGLTTSNTDFSFKVKAANNLKKSIGRLDFQRGKLQIDDQGELEVISTGQQGSHITKSFNQANCFIILEQERGDVNKGELVTIELFNTLLK
- a CDS encoding EamA family transporter, producing MSAWLIYALLSAITAAGVAILGKIGLQQLDANTATAIRAVVMAIFLVGVVVVQGKLNLINTFFNDKKALFIIALSGIAGALSWLFYFMAIKEGKVSQVAPIDKLSVVFAVVFAAILFGEKISFLSGVGVVMIAVGAILVALF
- a CDS encoding MBL fold metallo-hydrolase; translated protein: MVNKQGADNNKAHRLIKKFDNIEPFNINFIKTWLWYHRRKVPEPKGGYQAFSQTWCEAIDLTLPNDRVWWIGHSTNLIRLNNKMILTDPIFSKRASPLRISGPKRHTPPALTIDQLPNIDFVLISHNHYDHLDNYSIHQLVKRFPNLILVIPLGLKEKLNKWGAKQVIELNWYESMTFDNLTFTATPARHWSNRGLFDINTSLWCGWVMQSNVNIVNKTKTVYFMGDTGYSPSLKEIGQRFTCIDLALIPIGAYSPRRLLQSQHIDPIQAVQLYDELNCHEAVAIHWGTFELSDESLDEPAQQLYEHRADRYFHLLKIGGSLAINHYDSGLK
- the folB gene encoding dihydroneopterin aldolase translates to MKINSKDKVIVEGLTVLTTIGVYEWEKTIKQKLILDIEMSWDNKPAGESDDVSLCLDYFLVSQAITSFIQSTQFELIECVAERTAELVIQKFAVQWLKVKVSKPNAIANACNVAVVIERSAS